A section of the Elizabethkingia anophelis R26 genome encodes:
- a CDS encoding TetR/AcrR family transcriptional regulator — protein MNSPRERILDTAAILFHQQGYNSTGINQIISEAKVAKASFYQHFKSKDDLCAAFLNTRHDYWFGELQKFVSKSSEPKQKILSTFDFLIAMNEKENFRGCSFLNLLSEIPTNKTAILQIIQKHKQNLRDFFRTQLDDKIKADHIYLLFESSIIESQLFRSNELIRTSQNIIDNLI, from the coding sequence ATGAATTCACCTCGTGAAAGAATTCTGGATACAGCAGCAATATTATTTCACCAGCAGGGATATAACAGTACCGGAATTAATCAGATCATCAGCGAAGCAAAGGTTGCAAAAGCTAGTTTTTATCAGCATTTTAAATCCAAGGACGATCTCTGTGCTGCATTTTTAAATACCCGCCACGACTATTGGTTTGGTGAGCTACAAAAGTTTGTTTCAAAATCTTCGGAACCCAAACAAAAGATTTTGTCAACATTTGATTTTTTAATAGCAATGAATGAAAAAGAGAACTTCAGAGGATGTAGCTTTCTCAATTTATTGTCGGAGATTCCCACAAACAAAACAGCTATTTTACAAATAATCCAGAAGCATAAACAGAACCTGCGTGATTTTTTCAGAACTCAACTTGATGATAAAATAAAGGCAGACCACATCTATCTCTTGTTTGAAAGTTCTATTATAGAAAGCCAGTTATTCCGATCCAACGAATTGATCAGAACATCACAAAATATAATTGACAACCTTATCTAA
- a CDS encoding nuclear transport factor 2 family protein gives MEKKLPVPPFTLETAKQKIQMAEDAWNSQDPEKVSLAYTPDSEWRNRHLFINGRKEIVQFLTRKWENELDYKLKKEYWAHTEDRIAVRFEYEYRNKEGKWFRAYGNENWEFDENGLMKKRYASINDVEISAEERYL, from the coding sequence ATGGAAAAGAAACTACCTGTACCCCCATTCACATTGGAAACAGCGAAACAAAAAATACAAATGGCAGAAGATGCATGGAATTCACAAGATCCTGAAAAAGTATCATTAGCTTATACTCCGGATAGTGAGTGGAGAAACAGACATTTGTTTATAAACGGCCGAAAAGAGATTGTACAGTTCCTTACTCGGAAATGGGAAAATGAACTGGATTATAAACTGAAAAAAGAATACTGGGCTCATACAGAAGACCGGATCGCTGTAAGATTTGAGTATGAGTATCGAAATAAAGAAGGTAAATGGTTTCGTGCCTATGGAAATGAAAACTGGGAGTTTGATGAAAACGGACTGATGAAGAAAAGATATGCAAGTATAAACGACGTGGAAATATCGGCTGAGGAAAGGTACCTCTAA
- a CDS encoding peptide-N-glycosidase F-related protein — translation MRKLLIFSISAYLMAGIVSCKGVDSATPVTEDRLALNAVNAPADNTVNIKTFDKVKNAFGDGLSQSAEGTFTFPADVTTVKTIKMFIKNECPNKTCDEWDRYANVYVKNKTTGEWYEIGRFITPYWVGTEKLPRGLEIDVTDFKSLLSGNTELKIYTETWLAKGREYSVDFDIVYGTPDYKYSAVVPVVQYNKSSIDGVPYGKAHTLALKKNIQLPTNTEKAYLRTTISGWGHAKPYDAGSRGCAEWCFRTHTIAINNSNTFQHQLGALGCSANPINNQSPGNWAPDRAGWCPGMAVPTRIDVLNNSLIGSTFSYEYKFQNWTNNGTNGDAFYAISSFVIAKSNTPISAPVVTN, via the coding sequence ATGAGAAAACTACTAATTTTTAGTATATCTGCTTACTTGATGGCAGGTATCGTTTCGTGTAAAGGTGTAGACAGTGCAACACCTGTAACAGAAGATCGCTTAGCGCTGAATGCGGTAAATGCTCCGGCTGATAATACCGTAAATATTAAAACATTCGACAAAGTAAAAAATGCCTTTGGTGACGGATTGTCCCAAAGTGCGGAAGGAACCTTTACATTTCCGGCCGATGTAACAACCGTAAAAACGATTAAGATGTTCATTAAAAATGAATGTCCTAATAAAACTTGTGATGAATGGGATCGTTATGCCAATGTTTATGTAAAAAATAAAACAACAGGTGAGTGGTACGAAATAGGACGCTTTATTACTCCATATTGGGTGGGAACGGAAAAATTACCTCGTGGACTGGAAATTGATGTTACAGATTTCAAATCTTTACTATCCGGAAATACAGAACTTAAAATTTATACGGAGACATGGCTGGCCAAAGGAAGAGAATACAGTGTAGATTTCGATATTGTATACGGGACACCGGATTATAAATATTCGGCTGTAGTACCTGTAGTTCAGTATAACAAATCATCTATTGACGGAGTCCCTTATGGTAAAGCACATACATTGGCTTTGAAAAAGAATATCCAGTTACCAACAAACACAGAAAAAGCTTATCTTAGAACTACTATTTCCGGATGGGGACATGCTAAGCCATATGATGCGGGAAGCAGAGGTTGTGCAGAATGGTGCTTCAGAACACACACTATAGCAATAAATAATTCGAATACTTTCCAGCATCAGCTGGGTGCTTTAGGATGTTCAGCAAACCCTATCAATAATCAGAGTCCGGGAAATTGGGCCCCCGACAGAGCAGGTTGGTGCCCGGGAATGGCAGTTCCAACACGTATAGATGTACTGAATAATTCTTTAATAGGCAGTACTTTTAGTTATGAATATAAATTCCAGAACTGGACAAATAACGGAACCAATGGAGATGCTTTTTATGCAATTTCCAGTTTTGTGATTGCAAAAAGTAATACACCTATTAGTGCTCCGGTAGTTACAAACTAA
- a CDS encoding transketolase — MTKSIDELSNIATQIRRDIVRMVHAVNSGHPGGSLGCTEYFTALYGKVMNYKLPFTMEGKGEDLFFLSNGHISPVYYSTLARFDFFPVEELNTFRKLNSRLQGHPTTHEGLPGIRIASGSLGQGLSVAIGAAQGKKLDGDTALVYSLHGDGELQEGQVWEAFMYAAAKKVDNIIATIDYNGRQIDGDTDDVLSLGNLHAKLEAFGWEVLEEKNGNNLESVIGILGRAKEETGKGKPVAILLHTEMGAGVDYMMGSHAWHGKAPNDEQLAKALDQLQLDEVADY; from the coding sequence ATGACTAAGAGTATTGATGAATTAAGCAACATCGCTACACAAATCCGCCGAGATATTGTACGTATGGTTCATGCTGTAAACAGTGGTCACCCTGGAGGTTCTTTAGGTTGTACTGAGTATTTTACTGCATTATACGGTAAAGTGATGAACTACAAGTTACCATTTACTATGGAAGGAAAAGGAGAAGACCTTTTCTTTTTGTCCAACGGACATATTTCTCCTGTATATTATAGTACACTAGCAAGATTCGACTTCTTCCCTGTTGAAGAGCTGAATACTTTCAGAAAATTAAATTCAAGATTACAGGGCCACCCTACAACTCATGAAGGTTTACCTGGTATAAGAATCGCTTCCGGTTCATTAGGACAAGGACTTTCTGTTGCTATCGGTGCTGCACAGGGTAAGAAATTAGATGGTGATACTGCTCTTGTTTATTCATTACACGGAGATGGTGAGCTTCAGGAAGGACAGGTATGGGAAGCTTTCATGTATGCTGCTGCAAAGAAAGTAGATAATATTATTGCTACAATAGATTATAACGGAAGACAAATTGATGGTGATACAGATGATGTATTAAGCCTTGGTAATCTTCATGCTAAGTTAGAAGCTTTCGGATGGGAAGTTCTGGAAGAGAAAAACGGTAACAATCTGGAGTCCGTAATCGGAATCCTAGGCAGAGCAAAAGAAGAAACAGGAAAAGGAAAGCCTGTTGCTATTCTTTTACATACAGAGATGGGTGCCGGAGTAGACTATATGATGGGATCGCACGCATGGCATGGAAAAGCTCCTAATGATGAGCAACTAGCCAAAGCTTTGGATCAGTTACAATTAGACGAGGTAGCAGACTATTAA
- a CDS encoding transketolase family protein, protein MKFTYTEKKDTRSGFGAGLAELADKNPNVVALCADLIGSLKMEKFIEKAPERFFQIGIAEANMMGIAAGLTINGKIPFTGTFANFSTSRVYDQIRQSIAYSGKNVKICASHAGLTLGEDGATHQVLEDIGMMKMLPGMVVINPCDYNQTKAATIAIADYEGPVYLRFGRPTVPVFIPEDMPFEIGKGILLQEGTDVTIVATGHLVWESLVAADELEKEGISCEVINIHTIKPLDDEIILKSVEKTGKIVTAEEHNYLGGLGESVAGMLARKRPTPQEFVAVNDSFGESATPAELMKKYKIDAEAVKEAVKRILNR, encoded by the coding sequence ATGAAATTCACCTATACAGAAAAAAAAGATACACGTTCAGGCTTTGGAGCAGGGCTTGCTGAACTTGCAGATAAAAATCCAAATGTAGTTGCTTTATGTGCAGACCTTATCGGCTCTCTGAAGATGGAAAAATTCATCGAGAAAGCTCCGGAAAGATTCTTTCAGATAGGAATTGCTGAAGCTAACATGATGGGTATCGCAGCTGGTTTAACAATTAACGGAAAAATTCCTTTTACCGGAACTTTCGCTAATTTCTCTACATCCAGAGTATACGATCAAATACGTCAGTCTATTGCTTATTCCGGAAAAAATGTAAAAATCTGTGCTTCGCATGCTGGTCTTACATTAGGAGAAGATGGTGCTACTCACCAGGTTTTAGAAGACATCGGGATGATGAAGATGTTACCAGGCATGGTAGTAATCAATCCATGTGACTATAACCAGACAAAGGCTGCAACAATTGCTATTGCTGATTATGAAGGTCCTGTATACCTACGTTTCGGTAGACCAACTGTTCCGGTATTTATTCCGGAAGATATGCCTTTCGAAATTGGTAAAGGTATTCTTTTGCAGGAAGGTACTGATGTAACAATTGTAGCTACAGGCCACCTTGTTTGGGAATCTCTTGTTGCTGCTGACGAGTTAGAGAAAGAAGGTATTTCTTGTGAAGTAATTAATATCCACACAATTAAACCTTTGGATGATGAAATCATTCTGAAGTCGGTAGAAAAAACCGGTAAAATTGTTACTGCTGAGGAGCACAACTACCTTGGAGGTTTAGGAGAATCTGTTGCAGGTATGCTTGCAAGAAAAAGACCTACTCCACAAGAGTTTGTTGCTGTAAATGACAGCTTTGGAGAATCTGCAACTCCTGCAGAACTTATGAAAAAGTACAAGATAGATGCTGAGGCTGTAAAAGAAGCTGTAAAAAGAATCTTAAACAGATAA
- a CDS encoding glycoside hydrolase family 3 N-terminal domain-containing protein — protein MKINKSTLTLPLLAVSFLSLAQKQKIYHKGWIDFNKNGKKDIFEDRKEPIDKRVENLISQMTLQEKANQTVTLYGYGRILKDEQPTSQWKNEVWVHGLANIDEMLNSLPYHKSAVTKYSYPYSNHTEALNNIQKWFIEETRLGIPVDFTNEGIHGLTHDRATPFPAPINIGSTWDKDLVGKIGNTIGKEAYYLGYTNVYAPILDVSRDPRWGRVVETYGEDPFMIGEYGKRMVKGIQQNGVASTLKHYAVYSVPKGGRDGLARTDPHVAPKEMHTMYLYPFKEVIRKEHPLGVMASYNDYDGVPVISSKYFLTDLLRKEYGFDGYVVSDSDALEFLHGKHHVAKDYEEGIQKALEAGLDVRTNFTQPKEYLTALMDALKSGKIKEEVLNERVRSVLKTKFRLGLFDEPIRNFIKEADRKVHTKEDEALSVDVNRRSVVLLKNEKQTLPLDTGKLKNILITGPLADAVNYTTSRYGPSNNPVTTIRKGIEDYASLHHINTSYTKGVDVIDEGWPETEIIPVEPTEKEKSEISKTISMAEKSDVIIAVMGESEKEVGESRSRSSLNLPGKQTYFLQQLYKTRKPIVLVLVNGRPLTINWENKYLPAILETWFLGPQSGNIVAETLFGENNPGGKLPISFPKSIGQLEMNFPTKPAAQAGQPGTGPNGSGSSRVTGFLYPFGYGLSYTNFEFTDFSLSSKKIKAGNELHAKLKVTNTGKVKGDEVVQLYLSDLVSSVTTYEMDLRGFERVTLEPGEAKEVQFTLNKEHMQLLNDKMEWVVEPGEFRVSVGNSSENIKYKEIFEVED, from the coding sequence ATGAAGATCAATAAAAGCACATTGACATTACCTCTTTTGGCAGTGTCCTTTTTAAGCCTGGCACAAAAGCAAAAAATCTATCATAAAGGCTGGATAGACTTTAACAAAAACGGGAAGAAGGATATCTTTGAAGATCGGAAAGAACCTATAGATAAAAGAGTTGAAAACCTTATTTCTCAAATGACTCTGCAGGAAAAAGCCAATCAGACTGTAACCCTCTACGGATATGGAAGAATTTTGAAAGATGAACAGCCTACGTCTCAGTGGAAAAATGAAGTTTGGGTGCATGGTTTAGCTAACATTGATGAAATGTTGAACAGCCTTCCTTATCATAAAAGTGCTGTTACAAAATATTCTTATCCTTACAGTAACCATACCGAAGCGCTCAATAATATCCAGAAATGGTTTATAGAAGAAACGAGACTCGGAATTCCTGTTGATTTTACCAACGAAGGTATACACGGTCTTACTCATGACAGAGCAACACCATTTCCTGCACCTATTAATATCGGGAGTACATGGGATAAAGATCTGGTAGGCAAAATCGGAAATACTATTGGAAAAGAAGCTTATTATCTCGGATATACCAATGTGTATGCTCCTATATTAGATGTTTCAAGAGATCCACGATGGGGCCGGGTTGTGGAGACCTATGGAGAAGATCCGTTTATGATAGGTGAATATGGAAAACGTATGGTAAAGGGAATTCAACAAAATGGAGTAGCCTCAACGCTGAAACATTATGCTGTTTATTCCGTACCCAAAGGCGGAAGAGATGGGCTTGCCAGAACAGATCCGCATGTAGCGCCTAAAGAAATGCATACAATGTATCTTTATCCGTTTAAAGAAGTTATTCGTAAAGAACATCCTTTGGGAGTAATGGCAAGTTATAATGATTATGATGGTGTACCTGTTATTAGCAGCAAATATTTTTTAACAGATCTGCTGCGCAAAGAATATGGATTCGATGGTTATGTAGTGTCAGACAGCGATGCGCTGGAATTTTTACATGGTAAGCATCATGTAGCAAAAGATTATGAAGAAGGTATTCAGAAAGCTTTAGAAGCGGGGCTCGATGTCCGTACTAATTTCACCCAACCCAAAGAATATCTTACAGCATTGATGGATGCTCTGAAATCTGGAAAGATAAAAGAAGAGGTACTCAATGAAAGAGTGAGAAGTGTACTGAAAACAAAATTCAGGTTGGGGTTATTTGATGAACCGATACGGAATTTCATTAAAGAAGCCGATCGTAAGGTGCATACTAAAGAGGACGAGGCTCTTTCTGTAGATGTCAACCGCCGCTCTGTAGTTTTATTAAAAAATGAAAAACAAACTTTACCTCTTGATACAGGGAAATTAAAAAATATTCTGATTACAGGTCCACTGGCAGATGCGGTGAACTATACCACGAGCCGATACGGACCATCCAATAATCCGGTGACGACAATTCGGAAGGGGATTGAGGATTATGCTTCACTTCATCATATCAATACTTCATATACTAAAGGCGTAGACGTTATAGACGAAGGATGGCCGGAAACAGAAATTATCCCTGTAGAACCCACAGAAAAAGAAAAATCTGAAATCTCCAAAACAATAAGTATGGCAGAAAAATCAGATGTTATTATAGCCGTAATGGGAGAAAGCGAAAAGGAAGTTGGGGAGAGCAGATCGCGAAGCAGCCTGAATCTTCCGGGAAAGCAAACCTATTTCCTACAGCAGTTATATAAAACAAGGAAACCTATAGTTTTGGTTCTGGTAAACGGGAGACCTCTCACTATAAACTGGGAAAACAAATACCTGCCTGCCATTTTGGAAACATGGTTTCTGGGACCGCAAAGTGGAAATATTGTAGCAGAAACGCTCTTTGGTGAAAACAATCCCGGTGGAAAATTACCGATATCTTTTCCTAAATCAATCGGTCAGTTAGAAATGAACTTTCCAACGAAGCCTGCGGCACAAGCAGGACAGCCCGGAACCGGACCAAATGGATCAGGCAGCAGCAGAGTTACAGGATTTTTATATCCGTTTGGCTATGGTCTTAGCTATACCAATTTTGAATTTACTGACTTTTCTCTGTCTTCAAAAAAAATAAAAGCTGGGAATGAATTGCATGCGAAATTAAAAGTAACCAATACTGGTAAAGTAAAAGGAGATGAAGTTGTACAATTGTACCTTTCGGATTTGGTATCTTCAGTTACAACCTACGAAATGGATCTTAGAGGATTTGAGAGAGTAACTCTGGAGCCGGGGGAAGCAAAAGAAGTGCAATTTACCCTCAACAAAGAACATATGCAACTGCTTAATGATAAGATGGAATGGGTAGTAGAGCCAGGAGAATTCCGGGTAAGCGTAGGAAACTCTTCGGAGAATATTAAATATAAAGAAATATTTGAAGTTGAAGACTAA
- a CDS encoding DUF3829 domain-containing protein — MKKITIAAGIFVFISTATSCDKIKEKLSQQDKTTKVNPFSVDSGDENRDIIAFNNKMVKMDKAQSDYIKSFEEAITSMDDFVKNALANPNAMRFTPVSTPISTFIALEEIKAPKVLGGEYQKLTDKMVNTFKELKMLQDELSAYKNAEDWKDDKGKKVTELKAKSQKIIEENRNAANQLFTKLDEKADKAEMEMLKTHPLKQQITQSKELLDLTQKIIDDSYDIKDQAAYKKLFAQQYLQLEKLYNRNLEVKIPSSEKNKEASYNLFNNAVNIFLGKMRIVQRSMNESNDQLMNDLDDLERESKTVLSRYNNFVD, encoded by the coding sequence ATGAAAAAAATAACAATTGCAGCAGGTATTTTTGTATTCATATCTACTGCTACATCCTGTGACAAGATAAAAGAAAAGTTATCACAACAGGACAAAACTACCAAGGTAAATCCATTTAGTGTTGATTCCGGGGACGAGAATAGGGATATTATTGCCTTTAATAATAAAATGGTAAAAATGGATAAAGCGCAATCCGATTATATAAAAAGCTTTGAAGAAGCTATTACCAGTATGGATGATTTTGTTAAAAATGCTTTGGCAAATCCCAATGCTATGCGTTTTACTCCCGTATCTACACCTATCTCTACATTTATTGCTCTTGAAGAAATAAAAGCACCAAAAGTATTGGGAGGCGAATATCAGAAGTTGACAGATAAAATGGTGAATACATTTAAAGAATTAAAAATGCTGCAGGATGAACTGTCAGCGTATAAAAATGCTGAAGACTGGAAGGATGATAAAGGGAAAAAAGTTACTGAGCTTAAAGCTAAGTCTCAAAAAATTATAGAGGAAAATCGGAATGCAGCGAATCAGTTATTTACAAAACTGGATGAGAAAGCTGATAAGGCGGAAATGGAAATGTTAAAAACTCATCCGCTTAAGCAGCAAATAACCCAATCTAAGGAGCTATTAGATCTCACGCAGAAGATTATTGATGATTCTTATGATATTAAAGATCAGGCAGCTTATAAAAAACTTTTTGCACAACAATACCTGCAATTAGAGAAGCTGTATAACCGAAATCTTGAAGTTAAAATTCCATCTTCTGAAAAGAATAAAGAAGCAAGCTACAATTTATTCAATAATGCTGTAAATATCTTTTTAGGAAAAATGCGGATTGTACAGCGTAGTATGAATGAGAGCAACGATCAGTTAATGAATGATCTGGATGATTTAGAGAGAGAATCTAAAACAGTGCTCAGCCGCTACAATAATTTTGTAGATTAA